A stretch of the Epinephelus fuscoguttatus linkage group LG2, E.fuscoguttatus.final_Chr_v1 genome encodes the following:
- the sema6dl gene encoding sema domain, transmembrane domain (TM), and cytoplasmic domain, (semaphorin) 6D, like isoform X2 — translation MGQRAALLLSELLLLLLTASRTLLAVSFPEDTVPLDVVDAHYSRRYPVFRGRPSGNESQHRLDFQLMTKIQDTLFIAGRDQVYLVSLRESYRNEIIPYRKLTWRSGQSDRDMCAVKGKHRDECHNFIKVLVPRNDDLVFICGTNGFNPMCRYYRLDNLEFDGEEINGLARCPFDSKQTNVALFAEGKLYSATVADFQASDSVIYRSMGDGSALRTIKYDSKWLKEPHFLHAAEYGNYVYFFYREIAVEHSNLGKVVYSRVARICKNDVGGSQRVLEKHWTSFVKARLNCSVPGESFFYFDVLQSITDIININGVPSVVGVFTTQMNSIPGSAVCAFSMADIEKVFWGRFKEQKTPDSVWTPFPEEKLPKPRPGCCAGHGPAASLKSSIEFPDETLQFIKSHPLMDTAVPSIGDEPWFTKTRVRYRLTALAVDNEAGPHKNYTVVFIGAESGVVLKVLAKTSTVSLNDSLLLEEIDVFNRAKCLSNREDDKRVLSLHVDKDAHSLYVAFSSCVIRIPLSRCERHSSCHKSCIASRDPYCGWKPHGACERIQPGVLTGYEQDVEFGNTAHLGDCHDMEYSSAPVTVHPSGPIHPPVLIPTQSPSSGPGPELYGSGFVLQDDPATSHSLDSIPGGQEGVWDIQAGETNQMVHMNILITCVFAAFLMGALLAGLIVFCYRDSFLRKPRHVHKDAESAPSCSDSTGSFVKLNGLFDSPVKEYQTNIDTPKLYTNLLSNSKDLNSPNGDTKTMILRDGCQPPELAALPTPESTPVLQQKSLQPIKNQWERAHGKASGPRKESNSSAKSPQFLPSSPAPPNPNHPHLALGHSHIPSAVVLPNATHDHPNLDNGDDTLPHSSDRKLKNPDSKGSRKDQKRSVDARNTLNDLLKHLNDSVANPKAILQEGSGPRPRQQLTLEPMEELTELPPKVPSREASLYSPSTSLPRHSPTKRVDVPMPTTPTTPTGSMGGTLERQRGAYQLHRSASHRHSLSTSPNGVTMGVSVSRQHSMNRGGYMPPTPPSRLDSQGGVMGAGMHSAHPSSVSRQSSYSGYGSLPRTGLKRTPSLKPDVPPKPNGFSPQTPQMRVVNKYSY, via the exons ATGGGCCAGAGAGCTGCGCTTCTGCTcagtgagctgctgctgctgctgctgacagcctcACGCACTCTCCTCGCAGTCAGCTTCCCTGAGGACACCGTACCCCTCGATGTCGTTGACGCACACT ATTCACGGAGGTACCCTGTGTTCAGAGGCAGGCCCTCTGGCAACGAGTCACAGCATCGCCTTGACTTTCAGCTGATGACCAAGATACAGGACACTCTGTTCATTGCTGGCAG AGATCAGGTGTACCTGGTCAGTCTGAGAGAATCCTACAGGAATGAGATCATTCCTTACCGG AAGCTAACATGGCGATCGGGCCAatctgacagagacatgtgtgCTGTCAAGGGAAAACACAGG GACGAGTGCCACAATTTCATCAAAGTGCTTGTTCCCAGAAACGATGACCTTGTGTTCATCTGCGGTACCAACGGCTTCAACCCCATGTGCAGATACTACAGG CTGGATAACCTCGAGTTTGATGGGGAGGAGATCAATGGACTGGCACGATGCCCATTTGACTCCAAGCAAACCAACGTTGCCCTTTTCGCTG aggGGAAGCTGTATTCGGCAACTGTAGCTGACTTCCAGGCCAGTGATTCTGTCATCTATCGCAGTATGGGTGATGGATCAGCCCTGAGGACCATCAAATATGACTCCAAATGGCTGAAAG aACCTCATTTCCTGCATGCAGCAGAGTATGGGAATTATGTGTACTTTTTCTACCGAGAGATTGCAGTGGAGCACAGCAATCTGGGCAAG GTTGTGTATTCTCGTGTTGCCCGTATCTGTAAGAATGACGTTGGGGGTTCGCAGCGGGTGCTGGAGAAGCACTGGACATCTTTTGTGAAGGCGAGGCTGAATTGCTCAGTGCCGGGGGAGTCCTTCTTCTACTTCGATGTGCTCCAGTCCATCActgacatcatcaacatcaaCGGAGTTCCCTCTGTGGTGGGTGTGTTCACCACACAGATGAACAG CATCCCAGGGTCAGCAGTGTGTGCCTTCTCCATGGCGGACATAGAGAAAGTTTTCTGGGGTCGGTTCAAAGAGCAGAAGACTCCTGACTCTGTGTGGACTCCATTTCCAGAGGAGAAGCTGCCCAAACCTCG ACCCGGGTGCTGTGCAGGTCATGGTCCAGCTGCGTCCTTAAAGAGCTCCATCGAGTTCCCGGACGAAACCCTGCAGTTCATCAAGTCCCACCCCCTGATGGACACAGCTGTGCCTTCTATTGGGGATGAGCCTTGGTTCACCAAGACTCGCGTCAG GTACAGACTGACAGCGCTGGCTGTGGACAATGAAGCAGGACCTCACAAGAACTACACAGTGGTGTTCATCGGGGCCGAGTCGGGGGTTGTCCTCAAGGTTTTGGCCAAGACTTCCACCGTGTCTCTGAATGACAGCCTGCTTCTGGAGGAGATTGATGTCTTCAACAGGGCCAA GTGTCTGTCTAACCGTGAGGACGACAAGCGTGTCCTCTCGCTGCACGTGGACAAAGACGCCCACAGCCTGTATGTCGCCTTTTCAAGCTGCGTCATCCGTATTCCCCTGAGTCGCTGTGAAAGGCATTCTTCCTGCCACAA GTCCTGCATTGCATCAAGGGACCCCTACTGTGGCTGGAAGCCTCACGGGGCCTGTGAGAGGATACAGCCTGGCGTTTT GACTGGATATGAGCAGGATGTTGAATTTGGTAACACCGCCCACCTGGGGGACTGTCACG ACATGGAGTATTCATCAGCGCCAGTCACTGTCCACCCCAGTGGGCCCATACACCCCCCAGTACTCATACCCACTCAGAGCCCCAGCTCTGGGCCTGGTCCAGAGCTCTACGGCTCAGGCTTTGTGCTGCAGGATGACCCAGCCACCTCCCATTCTTTAGACTCTATCCCAGGGGGCCAAGAGG GTGTATGGGATATCCAAGCAGGTGAGACCAACCAGATGGTCCACATGAACATCCTCATCACCTGCgtgtttgctgcttttctcatGGGTGCTCTACTGGCTGGTCTGATTGTTTTCTGCTATCGAGACTCATTCCTCCGTAAGCCGAGGCATGTCCACAAGGATGCAGAGTCGGCACCGTCCTGCTCCGACTCCACTGGAAGCTTTGTCAAGCTCAACGGCCTCTTTGACAGCCCTGTAAAG GAGTACCAAACCAACATTGATACACCCAAGCTGTACACCAATCTACTGAGCAACAGCAAAGACCTGAATTCACCTAACGGAGACACCAAGACCATGATCCTGCGGGATGGCTGTCAGCCCCCAGAGCTGGCTGCCCTGCCTACACCTGAGTCCACCCCTGTGCTTCAGCAGAAAAGCCTGCAGCCCATCAAAAACCAGTGGGAGAGGGCTCACGGGAAGGCCAGCGGGCCTCGCAAGGAGTCCAACTCATCAGCCAAGAGTCCTCAGTTCCTTCCATCTTCCCCTGCCCCTCCTAACCCCAACCACCCTCACCTCGCCTTGGGACACTCCCACATCCCCAGTGCAGTTGTCCTGCCCAATGCCACACATGACCACCCTAACCTTGACAATGGAGATGATACACTACCACATTCGtctgacaggaaactgaagAACCCAGATTCTAAGGGAAGTAGGAAAGACCAGAAAAGGTCTGTGGATGCCAGAAATACCCTAAATGATCTTTTAAAACACCTAAATGACTCAGTGGCGAACCCCAAGGCCATTCTTCAAGAAGGATCAGGGCCTCGCCCAAGGCAGCAGCTCACACTGGAGCCCATGGAGGAACTGACTGAATTACCCCCCAAGGTGCCCAGCCGTGAGGCTTCTCTGTactctccctccacctccctgcCAAGGCACAGCCCCACCAAGAGGGTTGATGTGCCCATGCCCACTACTCCCACAACACCAACGGGGAGCATGGGGGGCACCCTGGAGAGGCAAAGAGGGGCATATCAACTCCACCGGAGTGCCTCTCACAGGCACTCCTTATCCACCTCACCAAATGGGGTAACCATGGGGGTGTCTGTGTCTCGCCAGCACAGTATGAACAGAGGGGGTTACATGCCCCCAACACCCCCCTCCAGACTTGACTCCCAAGGCGGAGTGATGGGGGCAGGAATGCACTCAGCCCACCCATCCTCCGTATCCCGACAGAGCAGCTACAGTGGATATGGCTCACTCCCTCGCACAGGGCTTAAACGGACCCCATCGCTAAAGCCAGATGTGCCCCCTAAACCCAATGGGTTTTCACCACAGACTCCACAGATGCGAGTGGTCAATAAGTACAGTTATTAA